The Polaribacter sp. KT25b genome contains the following window.
AGAGTTTTTAAGATTTAAAGAGCAAATGTACTCTAATTTCGGCATAATTTTTGGTTGGTTTAAGTTTAAAATCAACCAAATGAAAAGAATATTTGTATTAATTATGTTCCTTTTTGCTATGAATCTTGTTTCTTTTGCTCAAACCGGAAAATTAGAAGAAGGAAAAGAAAGTTTAAAAGAGTCTAGCGCTTCTCCAAACACAACTTCTAGTACTACTAGATCAACAACAAAAAAATCTGGTAGAAGAACAAGAAATTACAATGATAATTCTTCATTTAGATCTTTTTTTGCGGGTATTTTTATAGATTTATTTGCTTACACTGCTTATGGTGTTGCAATAGAATCTCCATTTGAATTAAATGGTAGAATGCACGATGCAGAACTTGCTAATTATCCTTATAAAAACTCTTTTCATGGAAATTTTATTTATACAGATTCTATGAATTATAATATTGCAAGATTTGATATTACCAATAACTTTGTAATTGAAAATAGTAATTTATATGGAAATAATTTTGGTGTAGATTTTCGCTTTTTAAAACGTTTTGGTTTGGAGTTTGACTATTTGTATTTAACCGAAAAAATAAACACAAATAGAGATCAATTTTCTATGTATTCGGCTTTAATTAATTATCATAGAATACGAACTCAAAAACTAGATGCTTGGTTTGGATTAGGTGTTATGCATGTAGGTTACGATGTAAATAAAACTGGTTTTGGTATTGGTTTAGGCGCAGAATGGTTTGTTGCAAAACCAATTAGTTTTAAGTTTTCTCATAAATGGACAAACATCAACAGTAGAGAAGTAAATAACACAAAATTGTTGTTAAAATACCATATTAAAAACTATCATATTTCTTCTGGATATGAGCATTTTAAAATTGGTGTTTCTAAGATTGATGCTTTTTCTATTGGCGTAGGAGTTAGTTTATAGAATAAGTGATTTTTTTAACTTATTCTGTTAATCTTTGTAAAATAGTTTCTGCCACAATTGCTCATAGAAAATAGATTTTTGTGAAAATTGGTGAATTTCTTGTTTAACCTTTTCTAAATTTATAGCTTAGTATTAACAATAAATTAATTACTAACATTTGTAGGATAAAATTCTTTTACTAATTTTAATTCTGTTCTAAAAGCCAATATTTGATCGCCAAATTTTTTCAAACTTTTTATGCGTAATCTATCCGCATCTTTTTCGTAATAATCGTTTAAATCTTCTCTTGTATTTGCTGCGTATTGTACAGAATAAGTTTTACCTCCCATTTCTTCATCAACCAAAACCTCAGTTAGTTTTGCCGATATAAATTTGCCAGTGTTTAAAACATCAAGAATGTGAGTTTCCATCCAAGTTAACCATTCTTCATGAACAGTTTCATTTATATTAATTGTTACGTTGTATATATACATTTCTTTAGTTGTTAGTGTTTGGTTTTTAGTTGAAGGTTTTACGTTGTGTGTTTTGGTTTTTTAATAAAAATTTTACATAAACTAGTAACCATCAACCAAAAACTAAATTGTATCTCCTCTTAATTTTCTAAATTTATTTCTGGCTTCTACTAAATAAATACTTGAAGGTTGTTCAAATATTATTTTCTGATAATATTCTTTTGCTTTTTCTACGTTGTTTAAATTATAATTATACATTTCTGCCATCATAAAATAAACATCATCTGTTAAAAAACTTTGATTATCGGCTGCAATAATTTCTGCTAAAGTTATAATTGCATCATCATATTTTTTTTGTTTTATGTATAATTTTGCTTTAAAAAATTGCACATCATCATAAATAACTTCACCAGGAACAAGTCCATTTACCAATATTTTTTTAGATTTAGATAAGGTTTCTATTTCTGCTAATGCCTCTGCATCTTTATTTTGATATGCTAATAATTCTGCTTTTGCCAATTGTTTTAATCCAGACGGAATAGAATCTACAGGTTCGTTGTCTGTAATTTTTAAAAATAAATCTAACGCATCGTTTGCAATAAGTTGTGTTGTAGAACCTTTTAATACTTTTAATTGTGCTTTTGCCCAAGTAAAATCGCCTTTAAAATAGCTTGTTTGCGCCACTTTAAAACGTGCTTCTTGCGCTAGTTCATGATCTTCTAATTGCGTTTGGATTTGAGAAAAATAGATCAGTGCTTTGTTATAATTTCCACTAAAAACCAATACATCGCCTAATTTTAATTTTATGCTGGCTTCATCAAATTTTGAACGAGAAAATGTTAAAGCTTTTTCTAAAATAGCTCTTGCTTTTTCTGGATTATTTTTATTAAAAGTTGAAAAATTTGCATATTCAACTTGAAGATTTATGGTAAATTCATTAATACCAAATTCTGTAATTAACGATTCAAATATTTTTTCGGTTTCTGGGTTTTTTGTTGCTACAGCAATTTTTACCAAGTATAAATTTGCATCAATTTTTTCTTCTGCAAAAGATGTTTTCTCGTTGATAAAATCGAAACAACTTTTAGCCGATTCAAAATCTTCATTATCAAAAGCTAATTTTCCTAAACTAAATATTTCATCAAGATTAAAAGGATTTCTTTTGTATAAAGCTTTTTCTTGTATTAGCGCTTTTCCATATTCTTTTTGTTGCGCAAATAACCAGCTTAACAAAACATTCCACTCGTTTTTTGCATTACTAATAGACTTTTTTAAAAGTGTTTTTTTGAATAAAATATTGGTCTCGTTTTCTGCATCATCTGTAATATATTTGCTTGCATATCGTTGTACTAAACTTAGGTAACTTACGTTTTTAGCAACCAAATCTAAATAAGATTCAAACATTTTTTGATAATTACCTTTTTCTCCATAAATCTGTGCAATTTGAAAGCTGTAGTTTGCATTCGGATTTTGTTCCATTACTTTTTTATAAACTAAAATCGCATTGTCAAGTAAGTTGTAATACTTAAAAAGATTACCAATTGCAGTGCCATAAGCAGGATTTTTATCTAAAGAATTTATTGCTTTTTGGTAATTAGCATTTGCCAATTCTTCTTGTTGTTGACGTTCGTAATTGTAACCTAAAAAAACATACAAATAAGCTACTGTGTTGTTTTGTTGAATTCGCTTTTGAAGTAATTTTTCTACAGTTTTAAAATTATCGGTTTCTTGATAACAAGTAATTAGCTTGCTTAAATAAGTGGTATTAAACGGACTTTTATCATAAAGTTTTTTAAAAATTTGAGTTGCTTTTTCAAATTCTCCTTGTCTATAATAAGTGTCTGCCAAGAAAAAATCATTTTGATCAGTTTCTTGACAAAAGCTTAAACTGCTAAAAGTTAATAAAATAAGTATAAGAAAGTGCTTCATGTTAATTCAAAGATAATCAACAAAAATGTTAAATTTTTATTAAAGCCTATTAAGTTTTAAGTTTCTCTTGTAACATTTTGGCACGAAACTTGTCTTTATTGTACAAACAAACCAAAACTTAAAAAGATGAACGATCTAAACAACAAATACGAAAACGCAAAATTAAACTCTATCGAGTTTATGAAAACAGGACAAATTAGTGCTTACTTTAATGCGCTTTTAGAAATGAATAAATACAAAAGATTATTAACTGCAGTAATAGCTAATTAGTTTGCAGTTTTCAGTCTCAGTTTTCAGTAAGATGATAAACTGTAAGCTGCTACTGAAAACTGAAATCTATTTTATAATATCAAACCCGCAATAAGGTACTAAAACATCAGGTATTTTAATACCGTTTGCAGTTTGATAATTTTCTAAAATTCCTGCTAAAACACGCGGTAATGCCAAAGAACTTCCGTTTAAAGTATGTGCAAACTCGCTATTTCCATCTTTATTTTTAAAACGAAGTTTTAATCTATTAGCCTGAAAAGTTTCAAAATTAGAAGCAGAACTAATTTCTAACCAACGGTCTTGTGCTGTAGAAAACAACTCAAAATCGAATGTTAAAGCAGAAGTAAAACCAGTATCTCCACCACACAAACGCAAAATTCTGTAAGGTAATTTTAATTCTCTTAAAATATTTTTAATGTGCTCTACCATTTCATTTAAAGCAGCGTAAGAATTGTCTGGGTGTTCAATTCTAACAATTTCTACTTTATCAAATTGATGTAATCTATTTAAACCACGAACATGCGCACCATAACTTCCCGCTTCACGTCTAAAACAAGGTGTGTAACCAGTAGCTTTTATAGGAAACTCGGTTTCTTGCATTAAATTTCCACGAAACATATTTGTAATCGGAATTTCTGCTGTTGGTATTAAATACAAATCATCTACTTCACAATGATACATTTGCCCTTCTTTGTCTGGTAATTGCCCAGTTGCCGTTGCAGAATCTGCATTTACCAAATGTGGCACTTGCACTTCTGTATAACCAGCTTTTGTATTTTTATCTAAAAAATAATTGATTAAAGCACGTTGTAATCTTGCGCCTTTTCCTTTATAAACAGGAAAACCAGCACCAGTAATTTTAGTACCTAATTCAAAATCTATAATGTCGTATTTTCTTGCTAATTCCCAATGAGGCAAAGCATTTTCTCCTAAATCAGGAATATTTCCTTCGCTAAAAATGTTCTCATTATCATCCGCAGAAACTCCTTGTTTTACAGAAGCATGAGGAATATTTGGTATCTGATATAAAAGCGTTTGCAATTCATCTGCATACATGGTTAATTTATCAGATAAATTTTTAGAACTTTCTTTTAATAAACCAGTTTTCTCTTTTAAAATGTTCGCTTTTTCTATTTCTCCAGATTTAAAAAGGTTTCCAATTTCTTTCGATAGTTTATTAGATTCTCCTAAAGTAGTATCTAACTCAACTTGAGTAGCTCTTCTATTTTCATCTGCAGTTAACACTTGCTCAATAATAGTTGTAGCATTTGCAAAATTACGTTTTGCCAATCCTTCTAAAACAACTTCTTTGTTTTCTCTAATAAAATTTACTTGTAACATTTTTCTTGAAATTACGAATTGCAAATATATAATTTGTCATGTTGATTTTGGCGTAAATCAGAAATAAAAAATTTGACAATAGTTACGCATATAAATGCTATAAAACACTAGAAAAAAGTTTTCTTAATTCAATTTTTTTTGGGCGTTACCACAAGGGTCAGGCTTTCGCACTCGCTTTTTTTGTAGAAAAACAAAAAAGAGCTCAAGCAATTGCTCTATCCTTAATGCAAATTGTAGTTCTAAAAAGAAAGAATATTATAAATATTTAGAGCTATCATTTTTTAAAACGTGAAAGTCTTTTTAACAAAATATAGATTAGAAGGTTTATTTTTTAGTTAAACCTATTAGCAATTAGTTTTAATATAATCTTTAGCAGTTTTTTCGTCCTTTTTAAGTTGCTGAACTAAAGTATTAACAGAATCAAATTTTTCTTCATTTCTTAAAAAATAAATCAATTCTACAGTTATATTTTTATCATACAAATTTTGGTTAAAATCAAAAAAATGAACCTCAATTGTTTGATGTTTGCCATTTACAGTTGGTCTACTGCCAATATTCATCATTCCAAAAACAGTTTTATTGTCAATGTTAGATTTTACTATGTAAACACCAGTTTTAGGTATTAATTTATAGGTTTCATTAACATCAATATTAGCTGTAGGAAAACCAATTTTTCCACCTAATTTTTTACCATTTACAACGTTGCCATTCAGCATAAAATTATAGCCTAAATAATCATTGGCAGTTTCTAAATTACCACTAGCTAAAGCGCGTCTAATTTTTGTAGAACTTACAGAAACATCATCAATATCTTGTGCTGGAATTTCTTCAACAACAAAATCATATAAATGACTATATTCTGTTAATTGAACAATATTTCCTTCTCTATTTTTACCAAAATGATGATCGTAACCAATAATTAATTTCGATATATTTAATTGATTTACTAAAATGTCTCGCACAAATTCTAGCGCCGTCATTCTAGAAAACTCTTTACTAAACGGATGAATAATTAAATAATCTAAACCCGTTTTTTCTAATAAAGCAGCTCGTTCATCAATTGTGTTAATTAATTCTAAAGCTACATCTTTTTGTAACACCATTCTTGGATGCGGAAAAAAAGTTAAAACCACCGATTTTTTATTCGCTTTTTTAGCCTCATTAACTAGTTTTTCAATAATTTTTTGATGCCCAAAATGAACACCATCAAAAGTGCCAATGGTAACATATGTTTTTTCTTTATCAGAAAAATTAGAAGTGTCTTGTACTATTTTCAAGGAAAGAAATTTTGTAAAGTACAAATGTACAATAACTGTAACTTAAAATGTTAAATAAAATTTG
Protein-coding sequences here:
- a CDS encoding DUF4286 family protein, translating into MYIYNVTININETVHEEWLTWMETHILDVLNTGKFISAKLTEVLVDEEMGGKTYSVQYAANTREDLNDYYEKDADRLRIKSLKKFGDQILAFRTELKLVKEFYPTNVSN
- a CDS encoding tetratricopeptide repeat protein, giving the protein MKHFLILILLTFSSLSFCQETDQNDFFLADTYYRQGEFEKATQIFKKLYDKSPFNTTYLSKLITCYQETDNFKTVEKLLQKRIQQNNTVAYLYVFLGYNYERQQQEELANANYQKAINSLDKNPAYGTAIGNLFKYYNLLDNAILVYKKVMEQNPNANYSFQIAQIYGEKGNYQKMFESYLDLVAKNVSYLSLVQRYASKYITDDAENETNILFKKTLLKKSISNAKNEWNVLLSWLFAQQKEYGKALIQEKALYKRNPFNLDEIFSLGKLAFDNEDFESAKSCFDFINEKTSFAEEKIDANLYLVKIAVATKNPETEKIFESLITEFGINEFTINLQVEYANFSTFNKNNPEKARAILEKALTFSRSKFDEASIKLKLGDVLVFSGNYNKALIYFSQIQTQLEDHELAQEARFKVAQTSYFKGDFTWAKAQLKVLKGSTTQLIANDALDLFLKITDNEPVDSIPSGLKQLAKAELLAYQNKDAEALAEIETLSKSKKILVNGLVPGEVIYDDVQFFKAKLYIKQKKYDDAIITLAEIIAADNQSFLTDDVYFMMAEMYNYNLNNVEKAKEYYQKIIFEQPSSIYLVEARNKFRKLRGDTI
- the serS gene encoding serine--tRNA ligase; translation: MLQVNFIRENKEVVLEGLAKRNFANATTIIEQVLTADENRRATQVELDTTLGESNKLSKEIGNLFKSGEIEKANILKEKTGLLKESSKNLSDKLTMYADELQTLLYQIPNIPHASVKQGVSADDNENIFSEGNIPDLGENALPHWELARKYDIIDFELGTKITGAGFPVYKGKGARLQRALINYFLDKNTKAGYTEVQVPHLVNADSATATGQLPDKEGQMYHCEVDDLYLIPTAEIPITNMFRGNLMQETEFPIKATGYTPCFRREAGSYGAHVRGLNRLHQFDKVEIVRIEHPDNSYAALNEMVEHIKNILRELKLPYRILRLCGGDTGFTSALTFDFELFSTAQDRWLEISSASNFETFQANRLKLRFKNKDGNSEFAHTLNGSSLALPRVLAGILENYQTANGIKIPDVLVPYCGFDIIK
- a CDS encoding bifunctional riboflavin kinase/FAD synthetase — encoded protein: MKIVQDTSNFSDKEKTYVTIGTFDGVHFGHQKIIEKLVNEAKKANKKSVVLTFFPHPRMVLQKDVALELINTIDERAALLEKTGLDYLIIHPFSKEFSRMTALEFVRDILVNQLNISKLIIGYDHHFGKNREGNIVQLTEYSHLYDFVVEEIPAQDIDDVSVSSTKIRRALASGNLETANDYLGYNFMLNGNVVNGKKLGGKIGFPTANIDVNETYKLIPKTGVYIVKSNIDNKTVFGMMNIGSRPTVNGKHQTIEVHFFDFNQNLYDKNITVELIYFLRNEEKFDSVNTLVQQLKKDEKTAKDYIKTNC